The following proteins come from a genomic window of Merismopedia glauca CCAP 1448/3:
- a CDS encoding sterol desaturase family protein — protein MMSESEIRLSVFLGVLLLMAVLELIIPRRKLSISKLIRWASNLGIVILNTALLRVILPLTAVKMAIISQDYNWGLFNVVSIPVWASILLSVIILDCLIYWQHVSFHKIPLFWQLHKVHHADLDFDVTTGLRFHPLEIILSMGIKILAVILLGCPPLAVVIFEVILNASSMFNHSNIYIHPPLDKFLRLWIVTPDMHRVHHSNIPSETNSNYGFNLSWWDFLFKTYRPQPELGHETMNIGLSTFASHKVAYLHWMLALPWIKQIK, from the coding sequence ATGATGTCAGAGTCAGAAATTAGGCTATCTGTATTTTTGGGAGTTCTGCTCCTGATGGCGGTTCTAGAGTTGATTATTCCTCGCCGTAAACTAAGTATATCTAAACTGATTCGTTGGGCAAGTAACTTAGGTATAGTAATTCTGAATACTGCTTTATTAAGAGTAATTTTGCCTTTAACAGCCGTCAAAATGGCAATAATTTCTCAAGACTATAATTGGGGATTATTTAATGTTGTTTCAATTCCAGTTTGGGCATCTATTTTATTATCAGTAATTATTTTAGATTGTTTAATTTATTGGCAACACGTCAGCTTTCACAAGATCCCTTTATTTTGGCAATTACATAAGGTTCATCATGCCGATTTAGACTTTGATGTAACTACAGGATTAAGGTTTCATCCTCTCGAAATTATCTTGTCTATGGGAATTAAAATATTAGCAGTTATTTTACTAGGTTGTCCTCCTTTAGCTGTAGTTATTTTTGAAGTGATACTAAACGCTTCTTCCATGTTTAATCACAGTAATATATATATTCATCCGCCATTAGACAAATTTCTAAGACTCTGGATTGTTACTCCAGATATGCATCGAGTTCATCACTCAAATATTCCATCAGAAACTAATAGTAACTATGGGTTTAACTTATCTTGGTGGGATTTTTTATTTAAAACATATCGCCCTCAACCCGAACTAGGACATGAGACAATGAATATAGGTCTTTCAACATTTGCTAGCCATAAGGTAGCTTATTTACATTGGATGTTAGCTTTACCTTGGATTAAACAAATTAAATAA